From Pedobacter indicus, a single genomic window includes:
- a CDS encoding Vgb family protein has translation MNQFNAFFKGCIFCLMIIGCLPVFSQDLGGGFVDHGVASPISNHRGTVATVDGDGRNVVLVWLFDHRGGYALLMVDAETGESEEFTIPFPPNKDTPYSSILSKDNKLYTLFNGHFVEFDPEKRAFTFHQAVSRQMAMGMTEDDQGNIWAITYPSSGVVSFNPQTRELTDYGYVYKENWAQYQRYVASDDAGWIYFGLGNTASQIVAFDPSTAKAQAVLIPDERERGSAFVYRNENGKVYGQALRDDSLEWYELYRGQAKKIGTGHAMDAKSYITGSQTLFHRHFPDGKILKECNLTTRRLVVEDPKAKTKKELSFDYTSEGAWVMGIGVSPDNKISGGTSFPMRFFSYDPVQDRWENKAAPGQFNALTRQDDAFFFGVYPGGSLIEWRDGKPVHFIKTTPVIHRPHRLLAYPDGKTLILGGTPEYGYTGGGLLFWDREKETSVLLKDSSIVLDQSTMSLVALPKGKILGGTTTAPGTGGEKKAKVAELYIMDIENQEMKWNQVVLPGVQSYTDMCHAPNGLIYGLADRKIFFVFDPERKELVHQYDLTAEFGITAGEQSPRIFVHGEEGETYLLLRKGIAQINPQNYQINLLAESPIPIDAGGDYLTGRIYFVGGSHIYSYQLKPSK, from the coding sequence ATGAATCAATTCAACGCTTTTTTTAAAGGCTGTATATTTTGTTTAATGATTATCGGGTGCCTACCCGTATTTTCTCAAGACTTAGGAGGCGGCTTTGTCGACCATGGCGTGGCATCTCCAATTTCCAACCATCGAGGTACGGTGGCGACAGTCGACGGTGACGGGCGAAACGTGGTACTTGTTTGGCTTTTTGATCATCGTGGCGGTTATGCGTTGCTCATGGTTGACGCAGAAACAGGTGAAAGCGAAGAGTTTACGATACCTTTCCCACCCAACAAGGACACGCCTTATTCATCTATACTTTCAAAAGACAATAAGCTTTATACGCTCTTTAACGGACATTTCGTCGAATTTGACCCTGAGAAAAGGGCGTTTACATTTCATCAGGCCGTTAGCCGACAGATGGCGATGGGAATGACTGAGGACGATCAAGGGAATATTTGGGCAATAACCTATCCGAGTAGCGGTGTAGTTTCATTTAATCCGCAAACTCGTGAATTGACTGACTACGGGTACGTATACAAAGAGAATTGGGCACAGTATCAGCGCTATGTTGCATCCGATGATGCTGGTTGGATTTACTTTGGATTGGGGAATACGGCTAGTCAGATTGTCGCTTTTGATCCCTCAACCGCGAAAGCTCAAGCGGTATTGATACCAGATGAGCGTGAGCGAGGTAGCGCTTTTGTTTACCGAAACGAGAATGGAAAAGTATATGGTCAGGCTCTTCGAGACGATAGTTTAGAATGGTATGAACTGTATAGAGGACAGGCTAAAAAGATCGGTACAGGTCATGCAATGGATGCTAAATCTTACATAACAGGAAGTCAGACTCTTTTTCACAGACACTTTCCGGATGGCAAGATTCTCAAAGAATGTAATCTGACAACAAGACGTTTGGTAGTTGAAGACCCGAAGGCGAAAACGAAGAAAGAGTTAAGCTTCGATTACACAAGTGAGGGTGCCTGGGTTATGGGCATTGGTGTTTCCCCCGATAATAAAATAAGTGGAGGTACGTCTTTCCCGATGCGTTTTTTTAGTTATGACCCCGTTCAGGATCGTTGGGAGAATAAGGCAGCGCCTGGCCAGTTTAACGCTTTGACCCGTCAGGATGATGCTTTCTTTTTTGGGGTATATCCGGGGGGCTCTTTAATCGAGTGGCGTGATGGAAAACCCGTACACTTTATTAAAACAACTCCGGTTATTCATCGTCCGCATCGGCTGCTAGCTTACCCCGACGGGAAGACTCTAATTTTAGGAGGTACACCTGAATATGGATATACGGGAGGCGGCTTGCTTTTCTGGGATCGGGAAAAGGAAACAAGTGTTTTGTTGAAAGATTCGAGCATCGTTCTGGACCAGTCGACCATGAGCCTCGTAGCACTTCCAAAAGGGAAGATTTTAGGAGGGACAACGACGGCGCCGGGTACAGGCGGCGAGAAAAAAGCGAAAGTGGCGGAACTCTATATAATGGATATAGAGAACCAAGAAATGAAATGGAATCAGGTGGTTTTACCCGGTGTGCAGTCATATACAGATATGTGTCACGCGCCAAATGGGTTGATATACGGTTTGGCAGATAGGAAAATATTCTTTGTTTTTGATCCTGAACGCAAAGAGCTTGTCCACCAATATGATCTGACTGCCGAGTTTGGTATCACTGCTGGGGAACAATCTCCACGTATTTTTGTCCACGGAGAAGAAGGGGAAACCTATCTTCTTTTGCGAAAAGGTATTGCTCAGATTAATCCGCAAAACTATCAGATTAATTTACTGGCTGAGTCTCCCATACCCATTGATGCGGGGGGCGATTATCTGACGGGACGGATTTACTTCGTCGGCGGATCTCATATTTACAGTTACCAACTCAAACCATCGAAATAA
- a CDS encoding DUF2200 domain-containing protein — MNNKNNERVYKMSFAGVYPHYITKVEKKGRTKDEVNEVIFWLTGYNEKDLQELIDNKTNFEDFFGKAPKINPNVSKITGVICGYRIEEIEEPLMQKIRYLDKLIDELAKGKAMEKILRS, encoded by the coding sequence ATGAACAATAAAAATAACGAACGAGTTTACAAAATGTCCTTTGCGGGTGTTTACCCACATTACATTACTAAAGTAGAGAAAAAGGGACGTACGAAAGATGAAGTGAACGAGGTTATCTTTTGGCTGACAGGTTATAATGAAAAAGACCTGCAAGAGCTTATTGATAATAAAACGAATTTTGAAGATTTCTTTGGCAAGGCTCCGAAGATTAATCCCAACGTCTCGAAGATAACAGGCGTAATCTGCGGTTATCGTATAGAGGAAATCGAGGAGCCGCTCATGCAAAAAATTCGCTATCTTGATAAGCTGATTGACGAATTGGCGAAGGGTAAAGCGATGGAAAAGATTTTGCGTTCTTAA
- a CDS encoding CehA/McbA family metallohydrolase domain-containing protein, with protein sequence MIFRSLILIVMLFIGVEKSRAESTVSQQDNMVEVTWPIDEQTFGKVQFDLSPAKPLFKTIAIGQNKAFHTISEDLDAAFLLTIGKRDLLSQNRWNIFFDRVPTRPYETFPVKLEKDSIAVKSVGSRTIVTIGTLSAERFSGNLEITFYHGSPLFNVAAVMSTSSDAAAIVYDAGLISNTEKWTDISWTTTSDRLESKPVNYSDPAKNLAVKYRTIIAKAKEGALALFPAPHQYFYPLDEAFNLKFVWHGDKYRDLLDGYGIGIRQELEGDHRFVPWFNAPPNTSQRLNFFCLIDEIGDVEAMEAVKKFTNADRYPKIPGFKTMSSHFHNEFIMNVVLAGKPIPEKPEFIDVFKRLGVDMVHLGEFHYTAHPKGPDSLRLRELKALFEQSERLSDEEFLLIPGEEPNEFFGGHWMQIFPTPVYWIMSRGDGVPFVEDKPGFGKVYHIGNKEDMLRLLEDERGLAWTAHARTKGSVNTPDIYNHEDFFKSDRFMGAAWKAMPADLSEQRLGLRVLDLMDDMNNWGEKKTVIAEADLFTVTQENEMYAHMNVNYLMLDRIPRFQDGWQEVVDAMQQGKFFSTTGEVLMHELKINGKLSGETLSLNADGTADIDLKLSWTFPMNFVEIISGDGEKVFHERIDLTNTKAFGEENFEFRPNLSGRKWVRIEAWDCAVNGAFSQTFYLNLNQKKL encoded by the coding sequence ATGATATTTAGATCCCTTATACTTATCGTCATGCTTTTTATTGGCGTAGAAAAGAGTCGAGCAGAATCGACGGTTAGCCAACAAGATAATATGGTGGAGGTTACGTGGCCGATTGACGAACAAACATTTGGAAAAGTACAGTTTGATTTGTCTCCCGCAAAGCCTCTTTTCAAAACCATTGCCATAGGACAGAATAAGGCATTTCATACGATCTCCGAGGATCTGGATGCTGCTTTTTTGCTGACGATTGGTAAACGTGACCTTCTTTCCCAAAACCGATGGAATATCTTTTTTGATAGAGTTCCGACAAGACCTTATGAGACATTTCCGGTTAAACTTGAAAAAGACAGTATTGCTGTTAAATCCGTTGGCAGCCGCACGATCGTAACGATCGGCACGCTGTCTGCAGAACGCTTCTCTGGAAACCTGGAAATTACCTTTTATCATGGAAGTCCACTCTTTAACGTGGCGGCAGTGATGTCAACCTCTTCTGATGCAGCAGCGATCGTTTATGATGCAGGTTTAATTAGCAATACAGAGAAATGGACGGATATTTCTTGGACAACAACGTCTGACCGGTTAGAGTCAAAACCGGTAAACTATTCCGATCCGGCTAAAAACCTTGCCGTCAAATACCGTACAATAATCGCCAAAGCTAAAGAAGGTGCCCTGGCACTTTTCCCTGCGCCTCATCAATATTTCTATCCGCTTGATGAAGCTTTTAACTTGAAGTTCGTCTGGCATGGTGACAAGTACAGAGACTTACTAGATGGTTATGGTATTGGGATCCGACAGGAGTTGGAAGGCGACCATCGTTTTGTGCCCTGGTTTAACGCTCCTCCTAACACCAGTCAAAGATTAAATTTTTTCTGTCTCATTGATGAAATTGGTGATGTGGAAGCAATGGAAGCTGTGAAAAAGTTTACAAATGCTGATCGTTATCCAAAAATACCGGGTTTTAAAACGATGTCCAGTCATTTTCATAATGAGTTTATTATGAACGTCGTGCTCGCCGGAAAACCTATTCCTGAAAAACCGGAGTTTATTGATGTCTTTAAACGTTTGGGCGTGGATATGGTACATCTTGGCGAATTTCATTATACGGCTCATCCCAAAGGCCCTGATTCTCTTCGCCTCAGAGAACTAAAAGCACTTTTTGAGCAATCCGAACGTCTGTCGGACGAAGAATTTCTGCTCATACCGGGAGAAGAACCCAATGAGTTTTTTGGAGGCCATTGGATGCAGATATTTCCAACGCCTGTGTACTGGATTATGTCGCGCGGCGACGGGGTTCCATTTGTTGAAGACAAACCCGGGTTTGGTAAGGTATACCACATCGGCAATAAAGAGGATATGCTCAGGCTACTTGAAGACGAGCGGGGTCTGGCATGGACCGCTCACGCACGAACGAAAGGATCAGTAAACACACCCGATATATACAATCACGAAGATTTTTTTAAATCAGACCGTTTTATGGGTGCTGCCTGGAAAGCGATGCCCGCTGATCTTTCTGAACAACGGTTAGGTTTAAGAGTACTTGATTTGATGGACGACATGAATAATTGGGGCGAAAAAAAGACCGTCATCGCTGAAGCCGATCTATTTACGGTAACACAAGAGAATGAGATGTATGCACACATGAACGTCAATTACCTCATGCTCGACCGCATACCCCGTTTTCAGGACGGTTGGCAAGAAGTTGTCGACGCCATGCAGCAAGGGAAGTTTTTTTCGACTACTGGGGAGGTGCTTATGCATGAATTAAAAATCAATGGAAAACTTTCGGGAGAAACGCTGAGCTTGAATGCAGATGGGACTGCTGACATCGACCTGAAGCTTAGCTGGACTTTTCCGATGAATTTTGTAGAAATTATTTCAGGGGATGGGGAAAAAGTGTTTCACGAACGAATCGATCTAACGAACACGAAAGCGTTTGGAGAAGAAAACTTCGAATTCCGACCTAATTTATCCGGAAGAAAATGGGTTCGTATAGAAGCGTGGGACTGTGCTGTTAACGGAGCTTTTAGTCAGACCTTCTACTTGAATTTGAATCAGAAAAAATTATAA
- a CDS encoding exonuclease domain-containing protein has translation MAKKENIEYAIVDIETTGGYASGSGITEIAILIHDGERVTQRFEQLLDPQKPIPLHIQALTGIDDAMVAGCPTFADVAEEIHKLLDNKVFVAHNVNFDYSFIRHHLSEAGLEWSAHKLCTVRMARKIRPGLRSYSLGRLCDALKLPIDNRHRAGGDADATAILFRRLLEWDHQGIISEMLKARSAEQRLPPNLPRKYFEDLPSGPGVYYFRNRQGKAIYVGKAVNLKKRVASHFTGNTPNPQRQHFLRDIYSITYEVCGTELMAFLFECIEIKRLWPLYNRALKRFEPKFALYSYEDQNGYLRLAVGKKLKQQSCLQSYNRAIDAVTQLNTLIHDFDLDRKLCVFGLQNHPYQLSIIQEKGAPSCSVDIHNERVMQAVTSLQHNEDCYAIIDKGRNEDEKSCIWVENGQFHSMGYISNETDLRDLSDIRDSLSRYPSNHYMMQLIQSFVNKYPWKVKTGLADHI, from the coding sequence TTGGCTAAAAAAGAAAACATAGAATATGCGATTGTGGATATAGAGACCACAGGTGGTTATGCTAGCGGCAGCGGTATAACTGAAATCGCCATATTAATTCATGATGGTGAACGGGTTACGCAGCGTTTCGAGCAGTTGCTTGATCCACAGAAACCTATTCCATTACACATTCAAGCATTGACGGGTATAGACGATGCAATGGTTGCCGGTTGCCCTACCTTTGCTGATGTTGCTGAAGAAATACATAAGCTACTCGATAACAAAGTATTTGTCGCGCATAACGTTAATTTTGATTATTCGTTTATACGCCATCATCTTTCGGAAGCGGGACTGGAATGGTCGGCCCACAAGCTCTGCACAGTTCGCATGGCCAGAAAAATAAGACCAGGCCTCCGCTCCTATAGTCTTGGAAGGCTGTGCGACGCACTCAAATTACCAATCGATAACCGTCATCGTGCTGGAGGTGATGCTGATGCTACAGCTATTCTATTTCGCAGATTACTGGAGTGGGATCATCAGGGCATTATCAGCGAGATGCTGAAAGCACGATCTGCCGAGCAGCGCTTGCCACCCAACTTGCCAAGAAAATATTTTGAAGATCTGCCTAGCGGGCCAGGGGTATATTACTTTCGCAACCGGCAGGGCAAAGCGATCTATGTTGGAAAGGCTGTAAATCTGAAAAAGCGTGTGGCGTCTCATTTTACTGGGAATACGCCAAACCCTCAGCGACAGCATTTTCTGAGGGATATTTATTCTATTACATATGAAGTTTGCGGAACGGAGCTTATGGCTTTTTTATTCGAATGTATCGAAATAAAGCGACTGTGGCCCCTTTACAATCGTGCTCTTAAACGTTTTGAACCTAAATTCGCACTCTACTCGTATGAAGATCAAAATGGCTACTTGCGACTGGCTGTAGGCAAAAAGCTTAAGCAGCAAAGTTGCCTGCAATCCTATAATCGTGCTATAGACGCTGTGACTCAGCTCAACACCTTAATACATGATTTTGATCTGGATCGGAAACTTTGTGTATTTGGGTTGCAAAACCACCCTTATCAATTAAGTATAATCCAGGAAAAGGGTGCACCGTCATGCTCTGTTGATATACACAACGAAAGGGTCATGCAGGCTGTGACCAGCCTGCAGCATAACGAAGACTGTTACGCCATAATTGATAAAGGTCGTAATGAAGATGAAAAAAGTTGTATTTGGGTTGAAAACGGTCAGTTTCACAGCATGGGTTATATCTCAAATGAAACGGATCTCCGTGATCTAAGTGATATCCGTGACAGTCTCTCGCGTTATCCATCAAACCACTACATGATGCAGCTGATTCAGTCTTTTGTTAATAAATATCCTTGGAAGGTAAAAACCGGATTGGCTGATCATATTTAA